In Candidatus Aegiribacteria sp., a single genomic region encodes these proteins:
- a CDS encoding ribonuclease HII, whose product MDEAGRGPLAGPLVAAAVSLPRGAYLLGVTDSKKLSDKKRRALFPLIIEIAIGYSTGIVEYSEIDKVGMAESVRLAFNRAAQAIDIKDALYLVDGLPIRNLPLQSRFIVKGDSKSLSIAAASIIAKVTRDDIMIRADREFPGYGFASNKGYGSGEHMKAIEKLGPSPIHRMSFAPMKYDKQIRMHFE is encoded by the coding sequence ATGGACGAAGCCGGCCGGGGTCCTCTTGCCGGGCCCCTGGTGGCTGCAGCCGTATCCCTCCCGCGGGGTGCGTATCTGCTGGGAGTAACTGACAGCAAGAAGCTGTCCGATAAAAAGCGCAGGGCTCTTTTCCCTTTGATCATCGAAATTGCCATTGGATATTCCACGGGAATTGTAGAGTATTCGGAAATAGATAAAGTGGGAATGGCAGAATCTGTCCGCCTGGCCTTTAACAGAGCAGCTCAGGCTATTGATATAAAGGACGCGCTCTATCTTGTTGATGGTCTGCCGATAAGGAACCTTCCTCTGCAATCCAGATTCATCGTAAAAGGTGACTCGAAGAGCCTGTCCATAGCTGCCGCCAGTATCATCGCAAAAGTAACCAGAGATGATATAATGATCAGAGCCGACAGAGAATTTCCGGGGTACGGTTTCGCTTCCAACAAGGGGTATGGATCCGGAGAGCACATGAAGGCTATTGAGAAACTCGGCCCTTCCCCGATTCACAGAATGTCTTTTGCTCCTATGAAATATGATAAACAGATTCGGATGCATTTTGAGTGA
- a CDS encoding family 10 glycosylhydrolase yields the protein MHFLSLFITVLCSITGVWNAWQCNNGNWDEIALLLSLNGYDTVFYCAAYGPETDTEGLQECLDACNPLGIDVHAWVVLWKTGKCSVEDQDRFELDGRFQISSDGAVENWLCPTDPQNVSAMAQLCLKLAAEYPVSGIHLDYIRFSSNRVCFCDGCRERFRRFAGIRSIDWPAHCVSGGRLHDSFMQWRAFMITDAVQAVRDSLSRINRIVLLSVAGIPREQEMRYFSQEWDLWLRSGIVDFVVPMNYTESDSEFVYWGEQQMEIAEGRPLSCGIGSSSTSSTLTSSETEHQEALAEEMGFDGWVIFYLSTEFIDRLSETVQSRGSRPNPIRNQ from the coding sequence ATGCATTTCCTTTCCCTCTTCATTACAGTTCTGTGCTCCATTACAGGTGTCTGGAACGCCTGGCAATGCAATAATGGGAATTGGGATGAGATCGCCCTGCTGCTGTCCTTGAACGGATACGACACTGTCTTCTACTGTGCTGCTTATGGGCCGGAAACGGATACGGAAGGCCTTCAGGAATGTCTTGACGCCTGCAACCCCCTTGGGATTGATGTTCATGCGTGGGTGGTTCTGTGGAAAACAGGCAAGTGTTCGGTGGAGGATCAAGATCGATTCGAGCTGGACGGAAGATTTCAGATCTCCAGTGACGGAGCGGTAGAGAACTGGCTCTGTCCTACAGATCCGCAGAATGTCAGTGCTATGGCGCAGTTGTGTCTGAAACTGGCAGCAGAGTATCCGGTATCCGGAATACATCTGGACTATATAAGATTTTCAAGCAATCGAGTCTGTTTCTGCGACGGATGCCGTGAACGTTTCAGAAGGTTTGCCGGAATCCGATCCATTGACTGGCCGGCCCATTGCGTCAGCGGGGGGAGACTGCATGACAGTTTCATGCAGTGGCGAGCCTTCATGATAACCGACGCTGTGCAGGCTGTGAGGGATTCCCTCTCCCGCATCAACAGGATCGTACTGCTTTCCGTGGCCGGAATACCACGCGAACAGGAGATGCGGTACTTCAGCCAGGAGTGGGACTTATGGCTACGCAGCGGAATTGTGGACTTTGTGGTTCCAATGAATTACACTGAATCCGATTCGGAGTTTGTATACTGGGGCGAACAGCAGATGGAAATAGCTGAAGGCAGGCCACTCAGTTGCGGAATAGGTTCATCCTCGACCAGTTCAACTCTCACTTCATCGGAGACTGAACACCAGGAGGCTCTTGCGGAGGAGATGGGATTTGACGGATGGGTCATATTTTATCTCTCCACTGAATTCATTGATAGACTGAGCGAAACCGTTCAATCGCGGGGAAGTAGACCGAACCCGATTCGAAACCAGTGA
- a CDS encoding YraN family protein → MSDISRGAEGFVCEWLQARGWTVVARNFRTRRAEVDIIAKSNGILAFVEVKFASDGSTTMPLEKIDSKKQARIIHAAGFYLAKHDPQDQIRFDVAVVRGTSSEFRMDTYLEDAFRPEPL, encoded by the coding sequence TTGAGTGATATTTCCAGGGGAGCTGAGGGTTTTGTCTGCGAATGGTTACAGGCCCGCGGATGGACTGTAGTCGCCCGCAATTTCCGGACCCGCAGAGCTGAAGTCGATATCATCGCGAAAAGTAATGGAATTCTTGCATTCGTTGAAGTTAAATTCGCCAGTGATGGAAGCACGACAATGCCGCTTGAGAAGATCGATTCAAAAAAACAGGCAAGAATAATCCACGCGGCGGGTTTCTATCTGGCGAAGCACGATCCTCAGGATCAGATCAGATTCGATGTTGCAGTAGTTCGCGGCACGTCTTCCGAATTCAGAATGGACACCTACCTGGAGGACGCTTTCCGTCCCGAACCGCTCTAG
- the trmD gene encoding tRNA (guanosine(37)-N1)-methyltransferase TrmD: MKTAVATLFPDLFIPFTEHGIIGKAIETGRVELTVFDIRKKAVDSRGSVDDYQFGGGAGMLLRPEPLFETLEEIPWRENSRIVFMTPQGRKLDHGLAQELAECGKMIIFCGRYGGIDQRFREHAVTDEISVGDAVVSGGEIPAMFLMEAVFRWLPGVLGRMESAQSDSFATGLLDYPRYTRPAEYRGMKVPDILISGNHAEIEKWRFKKALELTGKQRPDLLDPESRDCVKERFVQAIRLADRQKEQKNG; this comes from the coding sequence ATGAAAACAGCTGTGGCAACGCTGTTTCCAGATCTGTTTATTCCATTCACGGAACATGGAATAATTGGAAAAGCGATTGAAACCGGCAGGGTTGAACTGACGGTTTTCGATATACGAAAAAAGGCTGTAGACAGCCGAGGTTCAGTTGACGATTATCAGTTCGGGGGTGGCGCAGGGATGCTCCTCAGACCCGAACCGCTGTTTGAAACACTTGAGGAGATACCCTGGAGAGAGAATTCCAGGATAGTATTCATGACTCCTCAGGGAAGAAAACTGGATCACGGTCTTGCTCAGGAATTAGCTGAGTGCGGAAAAATGATAATATTCTGTGGCAGATATGGCGGAATTGACCAGAGATTCAGGGAACACGCTGTTACAGATGAGATCAGTGTTGGCGATGCTGTGGTTTCCGGTGGCGAGATCCCTGCCATGTTTCTTATGGAAGCTGTCTTCAGATGGCTTCCGGGGGTGCTTGGCAGAATGGAATCCGCACAATCGGACAGTTTTGCGACGGGATTGCTTGATTATCCCAGGTATACCAGACCAGCTGAATACAGGGGCATGAAAGTTCCCGATATTCTGATTTCAGGCAATCATGCTGAGATAGAGAAGTGGAGATTCAAGAAAGCACTGGAGCTTACCGGCAAGCAGCGTCCTGACCTGCTTGACCCGGAAAGCCGGGACTGTGTAAAAGAACGATTTGTTCAGGCGATAAGACTGGCAGATCGACAGAAGGAGCAGAAAAATGGATGA
- the rplS gene encoding 50S ribosomal protein L19, translating into MDDIIRSVEASHIKENLPEFKPGDTVKVHFQVVEGNKVRVQVFQGVVISRRGGGTSETFTVRKISGGVSVERIFPLNTPLIERIEVTRIGKVRRAKLFYLRDKTGKSARIKEKKTYGSRKKS; encoded by the coding sequence ATGGATGATATTATCCGGAGTGTTGAAGCATCACATATCAAAGAGAATCTACCGGAGTTCAAACCGGGGGATACAGTCAAAGTGCACTTTCAGGTTGTGGAGGGTAACAAAGTTCGTGTACAGGTTTTCCAGGGTGTTGTAATATCCCGCAGAGGCGGAGGAACATCTGAAACCTTTACAGTAAGGAAAATTTCGGGCGGAGTGAGCGTCGAAAGAATATTCCCTCTGAACACTCCCCTCATTGAGCGGATTGAAGTGACCCGAATCGGCAAAGTGCGCAGAGCGAAGCTTTTTTACCTGCGAGACAAGACAGGTAAGTCAGCCAGGATAAAAGAGAAGAAAACGTACGGCTCCAGGAAGAAATCCTGA
- a CDS encoding KH domain-containing protein, protein MKELIEIMARTLVEDPEAVSVEETMEEDVIVFELRVAESDLGRVIGREGKIAKAMRLIIRSAAARLEQKATVRIID, encoded by the coding sequence ATGAAAGAACTTATCGAAATCATGGCCAGAACGCTCGTTGAAGATCCTGAGGCGGTTTCTGTAGAAGAGACGATGGAAGAAGACGTAATTGTCTTTGAATTGAGAGTCGCGGAGAGCGATCTCGGAAGAGTAATAGGCCGCGAGGGAAAAATAGCGAAAGCGATGAGACTTATAATCAGATCAGCTGCTGCCCGACTGGAGCAGAAGGCTACAGTAAGAATCATTGACTGA
- the rpsP gene encoding 30S ribosomal protein S16 yields MRLKRIGCKGQPFYRIVAADRRKATDGRFLDSFGYYDPLRKPMEVKVDEERVFHWLDRGAQVSDTVRNLLKRTGTWGKWSRHSGGEEGIPLEVVLIKGKSRTS; encoded by the coding sequence ATTCGCTTAAAAAGAATTGGATGTAAAGGTCAACCATTCTACAGAATTGTAGCCGCTGACAGAAGGAAAGCCACAGATGGCAGATTTCTTGATAGTTTCGGGTACTACGACCCCCTGCGCAAACCAATGGAAGTTAAAGTAGACGAGGAAAGGGTTTTTCACTGGCTGGATAGGGGAGCACAGGTCTCCGATACGGTCAGAAACCTGCTTAAGCGCACAGGCACCTGGGGTAAATGGTCCAGGCACTCCGGTGGTGAAGAAGGTATACCGCTGGAAGTGGTTCTAATAAAAGGGAAGAGCAGAACCTCGTAA
- a CDS encoding transposase: MTRQLRIKIPGGLYHIYTRGIDRRNIFRDDSDRGKFLDILKNSISDSDWKCYAYCLMNNHYHILIESADGNTSRGMRQLNGVYAQYFNWKHDRVGPLFQGRFRAILVDRENYFLELCRYIVLNPVRAGTVCSPEEYHWSSYRVTAGFDNIKTCIDRMAVLSRFAEENESEISARAAYSQFVTEGIEKDITLGEIKGNLILGDRGFIESVKDEIKKEKNNLDYPKYQRTACRPDLEELLDNLTVSMKETRNAAVRKAYNEFGYTQSDIAGFLGVHNSTIYRIVTNK; this comes from the coding sequence ATGACTAGACAATTACGCATTAAAATTCCGGGTGGGCTATACCACATCTATACTCGTGGTATCGACCGAAGAAACATTTTCAGAGACGACAGCGACAGGGGAAAATTTTTGGATATCCTGAAAAATAGTATCAGTGATTCAGACTGGAAGTGTTATGCCTACTGTCTCATGAACAATCACTACCATATCCTGATAGAATCTGCAGACGGAAACACTTCCCGTGGAATGCGTCAATTGAACGGTGTGTATGCCCAGTATTTCAACTGGAAGCATGACCGTGTAGGACCTCTCTTTCAGGGCAGATTCAGGGCTATACTTGTCGATCGGGAAAACTATTTTCTGGAACTATGCAGGTACATAGTATTAAACCCGGTAAGAGCTGGAACAGTATGTTCTCCCGAGGAGTATCACTGGAGCAGTTATAGAGTCACAGCAGGATTTGATAATATAAAAACCTGTATTGACAGAATGGCAGTACTTTCTCGATTCGCAGAGGAAAATGAATCTGAAATTTCTGCAAGAGCGGCATATTCACAGTTCGTGACCGAAGGCATTGAAAAGGATATTACTCTTGGCGAAATTAAGGGCAACCTTATTCTCGGGGACAGAGGATTCATTGAATCCGTGAAGGATGAAATTAAAAAGGAAAAGAATAACCTCGACTACCCCAAGTACCAGAGAACAGCATGCCGTCCTGATCTTGAGGAATTGCTTGACAATCTTACTGTCTCAATGAAAGAGACAAGGAACGCGGCTGTAAGGAAAGCATATAATGAATTCGGTTACACACAAAGTGATATTGCAGGATTCCTAGGTGTTCATAATTCAACAATCTATAGAATTGTAACAAATAAGTAA
- a CDS encoding class I SAM-dependent methyltransferase — translation MTGYYTEKISGRRLELCYELATPRVRQYLEAEIQHVLTRMRSTDVVLELGCGYGRVALRLAEAVRRVVGIDPAGESLEMARELAGVNSRCEFLNMDALDLRYSAGWFDAVICIQNGICAFGVNQEALLREALRVTRPRGIMLFSTYSDRFWRHRLAWFQAQAEADLIGPIDYDKSGDGVIVCRDGFRAGRFTPEDWRLLCSRVGCDPEIIEVDESSVFCEILKEDSARR, via the coding sequence ATGACTGGTTACTACACTGAAAAAATATCCGGTCGCCGCCTGGAACTTTGTTACGAGCTGGCCACACCTCGCGTCAGACAGTACCTGGAGGCTGAAATCCAGCATGTGCTGACCCGTATGCGGTCTACAGATGTCGTATTGGAGCTGGGCTGCGGGTACGGTCGAGTGGCACTTCGTCTTGCGGAGGCTGTACGACGGGTGGTTGGAATTGACCCCGCCGGAGAGAGCCTTGAGATGGCGCGAGAGCTTGCAGGTGTGAACTCTCGCTGCGAGTTCCTGAACATGGATGCTCTTGATTTACGATATTCTGCGGGCTGGTTCGATGCAGTTATCTGTATCCAGAACGGTATCTGTGCCTTTGGGGTTAACCAGGAGGCGTTACTTCGGGAGGCGCTTCGAGTCACTCGTCCGCGAGGAATTATGCTGTTCTCTACCTACTCTGATCGATTCTGGAGGCATCGTCTCGCATGGTTCCAGGCTCAGGCGGAGGCAGACTTGATTGGACCGATCGATTACGATAAATCGGGGGATGGTGTAATAGTCTGCAGGGATGGTTTTCGTGCTGGACGATTCACACCTGAGGATTGGAGATTACTCTGCTCACGAGTCGGGTGCGATCCTGAGATCATAGAAGTAGATGAATCAAGCGTTTTCTGCGAAATCCTCAAGGAGGATTCTGCCCGACGATAA
- a CDS encoding YifB family Mg chelatase-like AAA ATPase, protein MLAHTRSLAVFGIDSYPVEIEADMSMGLPTFTIVGLPDSAVRESRQRVTAAIANLGFRLPGKKITINMAPAGRKKEGPGFDLPIAISVLAASGIIPAETIEDYFFVGELALDGALRPVPGVLSMADRARKERHSGLIVPASNSAEAGVVSGQKVFPIEDLNHVIDFMLDKSTIEPVTYSHAPSDTGGKEEPDFSDVRGQEFAKRALEVAAAGGHNILLIGPPGSGKTMLARRLPSILPSLHPDEAIETTKIHSVAGLLRSGGSLLETRPFRSPHHTVSDAGLIGGGTIPRPGEVSLAHNGVLFLDELPEFRRNVLEVLRQPMEDGTVTITRASMSMTFPARFTLVAAMNPCPCGYFTDPGHSCNCTGPQIQRYLQKISGPLMDRIDIHIDVAPVKYRDLSSNLPTGEKSPAIRKRVIEAGKIQFNRFEKVDRLYCNAGMTSPMVRKYCHLSSEVSKLLKSAMEMYGFSARAYDRIVKVSRTIADLAGSEDIRTEHIAEAVQYRSLSGQAYL, encoded by the coding sequence TTGCTTGCTCATACGAGAAGCCTTGCTGTGTTCGGAATTGATTCATATCCCGTTGAAATCGAAGCTGATATGTCCATGGGACTGCCGACCTTCACAATTGTAGGACTGCCTGACAGCGCTGTTCGTGAATCTCGACAGCGAGTTACAGCTGCAATAGCCAATCTTGGTTTCAGGCTTCCGGGTAAAAAGATAACTATCAATATGGCCCCTGCCGGAAGAAAAAAAGAAGGACCCGGATTCGATCTTCCAATCGCGATCAGCGTTCTCGCAGCCTCCGGCATAATTCCCGCAGAGACTATTGAAGATTATTTTTTTGTTGGTGAACTCGCTCTGGATGGAGCGCTGCGTCCGGTTCCCGGAGTGCTCTCAATGGCTGACAGAGCAAGAAAGGAAAGGCATTCAGGACTTATCGTACCTGCCTCCAATTCAGCGGAAGCAGGTGTGGTTTCCGGACAGAAAGTATTTCCAATCGAGGATCTCAATCATGTAATTGACTTTATGTTAGATAAATCAACAATAGAACCTGTTACGTATTCACATGCGCCTTCTGACACCGGTGGGAAAGAGGAACCTGACTTCAGCGATGTTCGAGGTCAGGAATTCGCAAAAAGAGCTTTGGAGGTTGCCGCTGCGGGCGGGCACAACATTCTCCTGATTGGTCCTCCTGGTTCCGGTAAAACCATGCTCGCCAGAAGACTTCCATCAATCCTCCCTTCTCTCCATCCTGACGAGGCGATTGAAACGACTAAAATTCACAGTGTTGCGGGACTTCTACGGAGCGGTGGATCTCTTCTGGAAACCCGCCCGTTCAGATCACCTCACCATACTGTCTCTGACGCTGGATTGATAGGAGGGGGCACCATTCCCCGTCCTGGTGAGGTGAGTCTTGCTCATAACGGAGTACTGTTTCTGGATGAGCTGCCCGAATTCAGAAGGAATGTTCTGGAGGTTCTCAGACAGCCTATGGAAGACGGAACAGTAACAATTACAAGAGCATCCATGTCGATGACTTTTCCTGCAAGGTTCACTCTGGTTGCCGCAATGAACCCGTGCCCCTGCGGATATTTCACTGACCCCGGGCATTCCTGCAACTGCACAGGCCCGCAGATACAGAGATACCTTCAGAAGATATCGGGTCCGCTCATGGACAGAATTGATATTCATATCGATGTTGCTCCGGTTAAATACCGGGATCTTTCATCCAATCTCCCAACAGGGGAGAAATCCCCTGCGATAAGGAAGCGTGTAATAGAAGCCGGGAAAATCCAGTTCAATCGATTTGAAAAGGTTGACCGCCTGTACTGCAACGCCGGAATGACTTCTCCCATGGTGAGGAAGTACTGCCATCTCAGCAGTGAAGTCAGCAAGCTCCTGAAATCCGCGATGGAAATGTACGGTTTTTCAGCCAGGGCTTACGACCGGATAGTGAAGGTTTCACGAACGATTGCAGATCTCGCGGGTTCGGAAGACATACGAACAGAACACATCGCTGAAGCGGTGCAGTACCGCTCCCTCAGCGGACAGGCTTACCTGTAA